TATTTCTTTTCTCTTATCCATGTATTGTGCTAGTTTCGTCTGCACATGGTTGTATTTGTTTCCTTACGTTTATTCAATACAATATCTTTTAGTCTGCTCCCGTACGCTCGTTCGTGTCCATTGAAATACGATATTCGTGATTAAGCCCAAAGATACATGAATAAAGCAAAGATACCAATAGTTATCTACGAAAATGATCTATGTGATCTTGATCATCAAGAACATTGAGACCCAGGATATGATCACTACAATGATTATTCCGATAGTCATCCATGTGGTATACCCACTCTTTGCACTAAAAGCGCGCAAAGTCGATCGTTCAGTCTTGACGCGAGTATGCACCCCTTCGAGCTGGTCATGTGCGAGCTGAACCAACGTATTATCCTCATGCAGCTGCGCAGCAAAAGTCTGGGCGTTTCGTTTTAATTGTGCAGCCATTAGGGCAAGCTGTTCTGAGAGGTCTTCTTGTGTCTGAAGCGAAGTCTGCATAAATGCAGGGAGGTCTGTGGTCGGGGAATTGCTGGAGGAATGCTGAggccgaggaggaagaagcgaaTCGGACGGTTCTGCTCTCGTGTGCTTGCCCCCGAAGTCTGGAAAGGCCGTGGTAGGTAGCAAGGCGCTCTGTGGACTCCTGGGTTCTAATTCTCTCTCTTCTACAGGTAATAGAGCCTGCGAAGTTATTTCTTCAGGAGATTTGATTTCGTCAGCCGTAATGGTGACAGTAGGCTGAAGGGTTAGTTTAGGTCGTGGAGGTGGGACGTGGGAGAGATAGGAGGGAGCCTTAGGCTTCTTTGGTTGTGCGCGCTGGAAACGAGGCGATTGTGAGCGCCGGTAAGTAGAAATTGACTCGGTTACTCACCGACCTGACATCATTTAGAACAGATTCTAGAGCGGCGATCTTGCTCTCTGTAGCCTGCCAGTACTCTGACCTAGGATTCCTGTATCCAAAAGTCATATTGTGTAATGGCGTCGAGCCAACGCGGTACTCACGAAGATGTTATGGATGAACTGAGGTCACTCTCGTCATTTCTGACGCTCGATAAAAGCTTTTTGGCATATGCGATGCTCTACCTTTTTGAGGACACTTGCCCACGAATTAAAGGGAAATAAAGCACTCACTTGGAGCATACCTTCAGCTCGAATCCATGTCGCACTGCTTTCAGTAAGGCTCTGGTAATTCCAATCTTGATTTTGAACGGCCTTTTCGAGTCGTCTCAATAGACGAGCGAGGTTTACTTGGTTGTGTGATGATTCAGAATTCATTATGGTCGTCGCAAGATTCAACGTGTCCCCTGCTGCCTTGTCAATGGAACAAGCGCCCAGCTCATGACGCATGCACCAAACTCTTGGTCTCAAGGTTTCGTCTGACCATCTTCCCCTGAGACTTTGAATTCTATTCCACGTTAGCTTTCTTGCTCTACTTTTCTTAACCTAGGAATAGCTCCTACTAGTTGATGATTACTCAACTGTCTAACGAACTGCCTACGCTCGAAATTGACACACATCCGGAAATAACTGCCGCTCTCTTGACATGTATCGCCGCTGGCTACAAACACCTGTTAATAAGAACTCCCGAGGATGGCATTGGACGAGTTAAGAGTCTAGTGACTAACACGCTTTCAGCCCTCACAGCGCCCCTGATCCAGCGAATTCGAGCTAAAGAACACCATACCCCATTGTCCTTTCTACGGAGCATTCTCATCTCTCAATCTGGTCATAACCCCGAACACTCATTCGTGAGCACTATTCACGGCGCTCACCATACTAAACCACATTCCCCCGTTCGTTCTAAACATCGAGCTGTGTCTCCAATATCCCCGCCTACTTCTCCCAGTCGCCCGTCTTCATATCCCAACGTACAGTCGCTCGAACTAACCCAACTGCGCCCGTCTAATCAACTGCGACCGGTGTCACTTCCTCCAAGACGTAAACCATCCGCGATCCGTGTTCCCAATGCATTGGTTGTATCTCATTTAGAAGTGGCCAGTCGGGCCGTACAGCAGACGTTTGTCGACGTATTAAAGTCGCGAATCATCATTATTGACAGTGACGCGGATGACTATGGGGATACGAACATTGGTGTCGGGCGATGGAATCTACCAGATGATTTTTTGCTAGTTTATGTTCACTCAGGAGGACGGGATGATCGCGAACGTTCGCCTATTATTAAACCTTTGGTAGGCCTTCCTTTTATCACTATTGAACGGCCAACCCGATACTAACAAGGAACAGATTGACGTGTTTGGGTATAGTATGACGATCGTGTTGACCGACCAAGACCTATCATATGGCGGTTCGCAGCATCACCTCATGTATTCGTCCATGCTATCAAAAGAGGTACGTTAAACATAAT
The window above is part of the Rhizoctonia solani chromosome 7, complete sequence genome. Proteins encoded here:
- a CDS encoding Use1 domain-containing protein, with translation MRHELGACSIDKAAGDTLNLATTIMNSESSHNQVNLARLLRRLEKAVQNQDWNYQSLTESSATWIRAEGMLQSIAYAKKLLSSVRNDESDLSSSITSSNPRSEYWQATESKIAALESVLNDVRSRAQPKKPKAPSYLSHVPPPRPKLTLQPTVTITADEIKSPEEITSQALLPVEERELEPRSPQSALLPTTAFPDFGGKHTRAEPSDSLLPPRPQHSSSNSPTTDLPAFMQTSLQTQEDLSEQLALMAAQLKRNAQTFAAQLHEDNTLVQLAHDQLEGVHTRVKTERSTLRAFSAKSGYTTWMTIGIIIVVIISWVSMFLMIKIT